From Quercus lobata isolate SW786 chromosome 1, ValleyOak3.0 Primary Assembly, whole genome shotgun sequence, one genomic window encodes:
- the LOC115975815 gene encoding serine/threonine-protein kinase UCN-like, translating into MDLQTKPSSPELNLDNLKALKVLGQGAMGTVFLVHDRAADPSARCPFALKVVEKSSFQTKLDAERRARWEIQVLTRLSDPAPTHSFLPTLMGHLDSAEFLAWAVPYCPGGDLNVLRYRQNDRVFSPAVIRFYLAEILCALDHLHSMGIVYRDLKPENVLIQNSGHVTLTDFDLSRTLTKTAKTIITVVEEPKHRRNLSRWIDNNKRCSNNNGICSGGHNSKQKGLKKAKSARVSPVSRRKLSFSNGERSNSFVGTEEYVAPEVVRGDGHEFAVDWWALGVLTYEMLYGTTPFKGKNRKETFRNVLVKEPPFIGKPTALTDLIGRLLIKDPTRRLGYFKGASEIKDHVFFRGVRWDLLMEVSRPPFIPSRDEPDLTEKVTAGFDIREYFQKLRSPPSLPPSPLPSPSSEHHRNLSLAEF; encoded by the coding sequence ATGGATTTACAGACAAAACCATCTTCGCCGGAGCTAAACCTGGACAACCTTAAAGCCCTCAAAGTCCTAGGCCAAGGCGCCATGGGCACAGTGTTCCTGGTACACGACCGGGCAGCCGACCCTTCTGCCCGCTGCCCGTTCGCCCTCAAAGTCGTCGAGAAGTCCTCTTTCCAAACAAAGCTCGACGCGGAGCGACGCGCGCGTTGGGAAATCCAAGTCCTGACCCGACTCTCCGATCCGGCTCCGACCCACTCATTCCtcccgaccctaatgggccaCCTCGACTCCGCTGAGTTCTTAGCTTGGGCCGTACCGTACTGTCCGGGTGGCGATCTCAACGTGCTCCGGTACCGCCAAAACGACCGCGTTTTCTCCCCAGCTGTGATTCGGTTCTACTTGGCCGAAATCCTCTGCGCTCTCGACCACCTACACTCCATGGGGATCGTGTACCGTGACCTGAAACCCGAAAACGTTCTCATTCAAAACTCGGGTCACGTGACTCTCACGGACTTCGATCTTTCTCGCACTCTAACCAAAACCGCCAAAACTATCATAACCGTCGTCGAGGAACCAAAACACCGCAGAAACCTCTCACGTTGGATCGACAACAACAAAAGATGCAGCAACAACAATGGTATTTGTAGTGGCGGTCATAACAGCAAACAAAAGGGGTTGAAGAAGGCCAAGTCAGCACGAGTCAGCCCAGTGAGTCGACGCAAGCTGAGTTTCTCGAACGGCGAACGATCCAACTCGTTTGTCGGGACAGAGGAATACGTGGCACCCGAGGTCGTACGAGGTGACGGGCACGAGTTCGCCGTGGACTGGTGGGCCCTGGGTGTACTAACCTACGAGATGCTCTACGGTACGACGCCGTTTAAGGGCAAGAACCGTAAGGAAACGTTTCGGAACGTTTTGGTCAAAGAGCCTCCGTTTATTGGGAAACCAACGGCTCTAACGGATTTGATCGGACGGTTGCTGATCAAGGACCCCACTAGGAGATTGGGGTATTTTAAGGGTGCAAGTGAGATCAAGGACCACGTGTTCTTTCGTGGGGTCAGGTGGGACCTACTAATGGAGGTCTCACGTCCTCCGTTTATTCCGTCCAGAGACGAACCTGATTTAACTGAGAAAGTAACAGCCGGATTTGATATAAGGGAGTACTTTCAAAAATTAAGATCACCGCCGTCATTGCCGCCTTCTCCGTTACCGTCACCGTCATCGGAACATCACAGAAACCTTTCGTTAGCCGAGTTCTGA
- the LOC115975798 gene encoding AP2-like ethylene-responsive transcription factor PLT2 has translation MNSNNWLSFPLSPTHSSLPAHLQTSQSHHFSLGLVNDTMDNPFQSQEWNMIDTHGSSEVPKVADFLGVSKSENQSDLVAFNEIQTNDSDYLFQSSSLVPVQNTVVATTSNYEFQENANSLQSLTLSMGSGKGSACETSGDNSTNTVETTPRRTLDTFGQRTSIYRGVTRHRWTGRYEAHLWDNSCRREGQSRKGRQVYLGGYDKEEKAARAYDLAALKYWGTSTTTNFPISNYEKELEEMKHMTRQEFVASIRRKSSGFSRGASMYRGVTRHHQHGRWQARIGRVAGNKDLYLGTFSTEEEAAEAYDIAAIKFRGLNAVTNFDMNRYDVKSILESNTLPIGGGAAKRLKEAQAIESSRKREEMIALGSSFQYGSSSSSRLQPYPLLQHQPFDQPQPLLTLQNHDISPYTAQDPSFHQSYIQTQLQLHQQSAGSYLHQSSQNNSSQFYNSYLQNHPALLQGLMNMGSSSSVIENNGSSSGSYSGGGYLGNGLNAMATNSPSGNAVGSAADELALVKVDYDMPSGGYGSWSGDSVQGSNPSVFTMWND, from the exons ATGAATTCAAACAACTGGCTTTCTTTTCCCCTCTCTCCCACTCATTCTTCCTTACCAGCACATCTACAGACAAGTCAGTCTCATCACTTTTCTCTAGGGTTGGTCAATGATACTATGGACAACCCTTTCCAAAGCCAAG AGTGGAATATGATCGATACCCATGGCAGCAGTGAAGTTCCAAAGGTTGCTGATTTTCTTGGTGTGAGCAAATCTGAAAATCAGTCAGATCTTGTTGCCTTCAATGAAATTCAAACTAACGATTCTGATTACCTATTCCAAAGCAGTAGTCTAGTGCCAGTGCAAAACACAGTAGTAGCCACCACTAGCAATTATGAATTTCAAGAAAATGCTAATAGTTTGCAGTCATTGACATTGTCCATGGGTAGTGGTAAGGGTTCCGCATGCGAAACTAGTGGTGATAATAGTACTAATACTGTTGAAACCACCCCTAGAAGGACTTTAGATACATTTGGGCAAAGAACTTCAATATATCGTGGTGTAACAAG gCATAGATGGACAGGAAGGTATGAAGCTCATCTTTGGGATAACAGTTGTAGAAGGGAGGGACAATCAAGGAAAGGTCGCCAAG TCTATTTAG GTGGGTATGACAAAGAAGAGAAAGCGGCTAGGGCTTACGATCTTGCTGCATTGAAGTACTGGGGAACATCCACCACTACCAATTTTCCG ATCAGTAACTATGAGAAGGAATTGGAGGAGATGAAGCACATGACGAGACAGGAATTTGTGGCTTCTATTCGAAG GAAGAGTAGTGGTTTTTCTAGGGGTGCATCCATGTATCGTGGAGTAACAAG GCATCACCAACATGGAAGATGGCAAGCAAGGATTGGCAGAGTTGCTGGAAACAAAGATCTTTATTTGGGAACTTTCA gtACTGAGGAGGAAGCTGCAGAAGCATATGACATTGCAGCAATAAAGTTCAGAGGCCTTAATGCAGTCACAAACTTTGACATGAATCGTTATGATGTGAAGAGCATTCTTGAAAGCAACACTCTCCCAATTGGAGGAGGGGCTGCCAAAAGACTAAAGGAGGCTCAAGCCATtgaatcttcaagaaaaagagaagaaatgatAGCCCTTGGATCAAGCTTTCAATATGGTAGCTCAAGCTCTAGTAGGTTACAACCATACCCTCTATTGCAACACCAACCATTTGATCAACCCCAACCTTTACTAACCCTACAAAACCATGACATTTCACCGTACACAGCACAAGACCCTTCATTTCACCAGAGTTACATACAAACCCAGCTCCAATTGCACCAGCAATCTGCAGGTTCTTATCTTCATCAATCAAGCCAGAATAATAGTTCTCAGTTTTACAACAGTTACCTTCAGAACCACCCGGCTTTGCTTCAGGGTTTGATGAACAtgggttcttcttcttctgtgaTTGAGAATAATGGAAGTTCTAGTGGGAGTTATAGTGGCGGAGGATATTTGGGAAATGGGCTTAATGCAATGGCTACGAATTCCCCCTCAGGCAATGCAGTGGGATCAGCCGCAGATGAACTTGCACTTGTGAAGGTTGATTATGATATGCCTTCTGGGGGTTATGGTAGCTGGTCTGGGGACTCTGTTCAAGGATCAAATCCTAGTGTTTTCACAATGTGGAATGACTAA
- the LOC115975806 gene encoding protein slowmo homolog has product MVRAYTQEHVYRHPWERVTSASWRKFVDPENKRILSHILEVDTLNRKLDPESGKLYTTRAITVHTPGPWFISKIIGQDICHCVESTVVDGQSRSMQLSSQNISLQKFVEVVEKIRYDPHPDNPNEWTICRQETSIRIKPLSALASMAEKVEQRCAERFVQNSAKGREVMERICKYLEAESRGISL; this is encoded by the coding sequence ATGGTTAGAGCATACACTCAAGAGCACGTTTACAGGCACCCTTGGGAGCGTGTAACTTCTGCATCTTGGCGCAAATTTGTTGACCCTGAGAACAAGCGAATATTATCTCACATTCTTGAAGTTGACACATTGAACCGCAAGCTTGACCCTGAATCTGGGAAGCTTTACACCACCCGTGCAATTACTGTCCATACCCCAGGGCCATGGTTCATTAGCAAAATCATTGGTCAGGATATCTGCCATTGTGTTGAATCAACGGTTGTGGATGGCCAGTCACGGTCGATGCAGCTCAGTTCACAAAATATCAGTCTCCAGAAGTTCGTAGAAGTGGTAGAGAAGATTCGGTATGATCCACATCCCGATAATCCAAATGAGTGGACTATTTGCCGACAGGAAACTAGCATTCGGATTAAGCCATTGTCAGCACTGGCATCAATGGCAGAGAAGGTGGAGCAACGATGTGCTGAAAGGTTTGTTCAAAACAGTGCTAAGGGTAGAGAAGTTATGGAGAGGATCTGCAAGTATCTTGAAGCTGAATCACGTGGAATTTCACTGTGA